One Deinococcus roseus genomic window, AAGAACACCGAGCTGGAACTGCAGCGCATGTCTGAACGCATTCAGCTGGCCACCCGCACGGTGGGCATTGGGGTGTGGGAGTGGAACATCGAGCAGAACCGCATGGTGTGGGACCAGCACATGCTGGACATTTACGGGGTCACGCTGGACCAGTTTGAGCAGAACACCCTCACCGCCTGGGACCAGCGCCTGCACCCGGAAGACGCAGCACGGGTTTTGCAGGAAGTGGACTGGGCGCTGGCCGGGGTCAAGCCTTTTGAAACCGAGTACCGCATTGTGCGTCCAGATGGCATCGAACGGGTGATCCGTTCCAGTGCCTCTGTGGTGCGGGGCAGCAATGGTCAGCCGCTGCGTTTTCTGGGCGTGGACTGGGACATCACCGCCCACAAGCAGGCCGAGGAATTGATCCAGTACCAGACCCACCATGACACCCTCACCGGGCTCCCCAACCGCAAACTGTTTGTGGAGTTGCTGGAAGCCAGCATGAAAGAGCACCAGAGCAACAACCGCATCTGTGCGGTGCTGTTCATCAATCTGGACCGCTTCAAGGATGTCAACGACAGCCTGGGCCACGAGGCCGGAGACATGCTGCTCAAAGAGGTGGCAGCCCGTTTAAAACTGTGTGTGCGGGAAAGCGATCTGGTGGCCCGGGTGGGCGGCGATGAATTCACCGTGCTGCTGACCGGTCTGGAAGACAGCACCCAGGTGGGCAACATCTCAGAGCGCATTCTCGGGATCCTCTCCCATCCTTACCAGATCAAACAGAAGCCTTTTCTGGCCTCTGCCAGCATCGGGATCAGCCTGTACCCGGCAGATGCCCAGGATCCCGAGGAACTGATCGGGGCCGCAGACCAGGCCATGTCGGTGGCCAAAGGGGAAGGCAAGAACTGCTGGCGGGTGTTCACTTCTTCCATGTTGCAGGCCACCCGTGAACGCCGCACCGTGATTGCCGACTTCACCCTGGCCCTGAAACGCCAGGAGTTCGAGGTGTACTACCAGCCCATCCTCTCCTACGACCATCCGGAAACCCTCAAGGCAGAGGCGCTTCTGCGCTGGAAGCACCCCCAGAAAGGCATGATCAGTCCAGGGGTGTTCATTCCTCTGGCCGAAGAAGTGGGCCTGATTCACGCCCTGGGAGACTGGTGTCTGAAACGGGTCTTGCAGGACCAGCAGAACTGGCAGGCAGAGGGGCTTCCCTGCCCGGTGATCGCCATCAACACCTCTGCCAAGCAATTCACCCATGACGAGGTGGCCCGCAAATGGCTGAAAGCCCTGCAGGACTTTGGGGCCAGCAGCGACCAGCTGATCATGGAAATCACCGAAAGCCTGCTGTTGCAGCAACAGAGCGAAGTGGTCGGGCAACTGAAAATCCTGCGGGATGCTGGAATCCGCATTGCCCTGGACGATTTTGGAACAGGATACTCCAGCCTCAGTTACCTGAGTTCCTTTGAGCTGGATTACCTGAAAATCGACCGCAGTTTTGTGCAGGGCATTGTGCAAAACAGCAAAGATGAGGCTGTGACAGATGCCATCATTGCCATGGCCCACAAACTGGGCTTGCAAGTGGTCGCTGAAGGGGTGGAAACCCTGGACCAGGAAGAGGTTTTGCGCAGACAACACTGCGATTTCGCCCAGGGCTACCACTATGCCCGCCCCATGCCTGAAGCGCAGTTTCGGGAGTTTTTCACCCGCAGGCAACTGGCTTCTCAGCAATGAGCCGCTCCATGAACAGCAAAATGCTGGCACCTTACGGTTCTTGTTGTTCATTTGACCTAAACTGCACGCAGGACAGCAGCAGATCTGGAAATCCAGAATCTGGAAAGTCATAAATCCCGCTGCAGACACACAAAATCGCTTTCAGCTTCGTCCTTTATTTGTAAACCCTTAAGCACTTGCAAGATGAAAGATGTAAGAATTCTGTGTGAACAGGTAAACTAGACTTCTAGGGATCAACAAACACCAAACAGGTCAGCAATCTGAAAGAGGGTTTCATGCGGGATTACACTGTCACACGCATACTTGCAAAAACCGGAATGGCACTGGTTCGGGTTGCCGAAGATCCAAACGGTGAGGAAGTGGCTCTGAAAACCCCGCTGCAGAGCACCCTGGATGACCCCGACCAGCTCAAACGTTTTGCCAACGAGATCGGCACCCACCTGCAACTGAATCACAACAACATCGTGCGGGTGGTGGAGGGCTCTGCCCACATCAACAATCCTTACATTGTGATGCACTACTACCCGGATGGCAGCCTGGACCGTTACCTGCAGGAAAAAGGCAAACCAGAGCTCATCAAGGGCCTCAAATTCATGCGGGACGTGGGCACGGCCCTGCACTACCTGCATGAACAGGGCTTCGTGCACCAGGACATCAAGAGCAGCAACATCTTCCTGCAGGGCGACAAGGCCGTGCTGGGGGACTTTGGCGTGACCGTGAGCATCCAGAACCCCAAATATGCCGCAGGAAGCCCTTTCTACATGGCCCCCGAGATTTACCGTGGAGAACCCGGCAGCATCGAGAGTGATGTTTACAGCCTGGGCATCCTGACCTATGAAACCCTGACTGGAAATCGGCCTTACCATGGCAAAACCTACGATGAACTGCTGATGGCCCACCTGACCCAGTACCCCAAATCCCTGTTGCAGAACAACCCGGACCTGACCCGCAAGGCGGCCCTCGCCATTGAGAAAGCCCTGGCCAAAAGCCCCAGGGACCGCATCGACCTCAACCATTTCATTGCGGCCCTCGATGAGAACATCAAACGGCTGGAAAATCCCTCGGCGGTCCCCAAAGAAACAGCTCCTGTGCAAAAAGAGCGCTACAGCGGCAACCTGAGGAACACCCCTGCCCAGCACAGTGAACCCGAGGAAGACAAAAAAGGCTTTTTTCAGCGCTTATTTGGCAAAAAGCGCTCTTAAATCCTTCAAACCACCTTTCAGGGACTCCAGGCGTTTGCAGTCTGCAGAAAACTTCTGGGTGGAGGTCACCCTGTTGGGCACCACCACACAACGCAAACCTGCACCCAGCGCTGCAGTGGAGCCATTGAAAGAATCCTCAATGGCAATGGCCTGATCTGCATGCAAACCCAGTTTGCTGAGGGCCAGCAGATAAAGGTCTGGGGCAGGCTTGACCTGGGGCACCTCATAGCGGGTGGCAAACACCTCGAAGTACTGCTGGATGCCGTGCTTGCCGGTCCATTCGTCAATCCATTCCCAGTCGCTGCTGGTGGCCATGGCAATGCGGATGCCTTCGGCTTTTGCTTCCTCAAAGAGTTCTTTTACACCTTCTCGCAAGGTGGCTTCCCCGATGCGCTTCAGCACATCCTCGCGCACCTGCGCATGAAAACCATCCCGCTCCGCTTCGGAGAAGTTGAACGCTGCCCAGGGGTCAAAAGCCCCCCAGGTGCCAATGCCACGTTGCCACTCAGAAAGCTGCAAAATCCTGCCCTGCCGCTGGTAAAACGCCTCATAGGCTTCAAATTCAGGGGTCTCGGTGTCCAGAATCAGGCCGTCAAAATCAAAGATCATCGCTTCAAACACAGCTCACAGTTTACCCCCCTGATGTTCAGAGAACGGTGAGCTGGGAGGGAAAAGAGCGGTCAGCCGTCAGCCATCAGCAGTCAGCACAAGATCCTCTAGAGCTTTTGCATGCTGCAGGATGTTGCCAGGGCTCCTGTTCCGCACGTTTCCTGGCTTGCAATCTGCGACAAGCCAACAGCAGAGTGTTTTTGTCTGATGGCTGACGGCTGACGGCTTCTCAAAACCCACCGACCCGCCAGCGAACAAACCCCCCTGATGCCCTCCCTGAAACATTCCGCTAAACTGTGCTCATGCGGGTTGCCATTGCCGACGTAGGGACCAACTCCTGCCACCTCCTGATCGGTGAATTCAAAACCGGACAGGTCAGCAGCTACCACATCATCGAATCGCTCAAAGACCGCACCCGTCTGGGGGAACACCTGCAAGAAGGTCGCCTCACCGAAGAAGGCTATGAGCGCCTGAAAACCGCACTGTCCCGCTTCAAAGTGATTGCCGAAGTCAATGAAGTCTCCGACTTCGTGGTGTACGCCACCTCCGCCACCCGGGATGCCGAAAACGGCCCTGAGGTGGTGCAACGCCTGCACGAGGAAATCGGGGTCAACATGCAGGTGATCAGCGGTCAAAAAGAAGGCGAACTGACCTACATGGGGGCCGCCTCCAGCGTGGAATTTGCCGAAAGGAACCTGCTGCTCGACCTGGGAGGCGGCAGCCTGGAAGTGGTGCTGGGAAACAAACACACCGCCCGCAAGGTGGTCAGTGTGCCCCTTGGGGGGGTGCGCCTGCGGGAGATGTTCCTCAAGAAGGATCCGGCCACTCCAGCGGTGCTCTCACGCATCGAGAAGCACATTCTGGACACCCTTGCCCCACAGCTTGCAGATTTTGCTTTGCAACCTGGCACCAAGGTGATCGGATCGAGTGGCAGCATG contains:
- a CDS encoding putative bifunctional diguanylate cyclase/phosphodiesterase — protein: MTQHEDIQFTHEGLIQAVLTHGILLNPDQRCMEVHGNARQCLQRPDWHQQPVDQVLHAELASEYHRLLDELQHIQSASVHGPHLTLIPLFETGWMVLRIKTEVQERRRESTALNAAKPPEKPFDAAVGLVYLSAEMTIQYANQAFADLTGFAGTDQQEALQTLIHDLFPQVSDAQREQIHTFQDAAGQLQEGLFTLKAIQDAHGTLLRYILQLQLVSGRPEVQELQQQEERWRYALESIGDGVWDWDVSRDHFYLSSTWFQMIGSEMPRTPQSLQCWLQSLHPEDQGTAMKALQQCVQQDPSACQVELRVRHADGAALWMLARGKVVSRDTSGVAMRLVGTLTDITHLKNTELELQRMSERIQLATRTVGIGVWEWNIEQNRMVWDQHMLDIYGVTLDQFEQNTLTAWDQRLHPEDAARVLQEVDWALAGVKPFETEYRIVRPDGIERVIRSSASVVRGSNGQPLRFLGVDWDITAHKQAEELIQYQTHHDTLTGLPNRKLFVELLEASMKEHQSNNRICAVLFINLDRFKDVNDSLGHEAGDMLLKEVAARLKLCVRESDLVARVGGDEFTVLLTGLEDSTQVGNISERILGILSHPYQIKQKPFLASASIGISLYPADAQDPEELIGAADQAMSVAKGEGKNCWRVFTSSMLQATRERRTVIADFTLALKRQEFEVYYQPILSYDHPETLKAEALLRWKHPQKGMISPGVFIPLAEEVGLIHALGDWCLKRVLQDQQNWQAEGLPCPVIAINTSAKQFTHDEVARKWLKALQDFGASSDQLIMEITESLLLQQQSEVVGQLKILRDAGIRIALDDFGTGYSSLSYLSSFELDYLKIDRSFVQGIVQNSKDEAVTDAIIAMAHKLGLQVVAEGVETLDQEEVLRRQHCDFAQGYHYARPMPEAQFREFFTRRQLASQQ
- a CDS encoding serine/threonine protein kinase — protein: MRDYTVTRILAKTGMALVRVAEDPNGEEVALKTPLQSTLDDPDQLKRFANEIGTHLQLNHNNIVRVVEGSAHINNPYIVMHYYPDGSLDRYLQEKGKPELIKGLKFMRDVGTALHYLHEQGFVHQDIKSSNIFLQGDKAVLGDFGVTVSIQNPKYAAGSPFYMAPEIYRGEPGSIESDVYSLGILTYETLTGNRPYHGKTYDELLMAHLTQYPKSLLQNNPDLTRKAALAIEKALAKSPRDRIDLNHFIAALDENIKRLENPSAVPKETAPVQKERYSGNLRNTPAQHSEPEEDKKGFFQRLFGKKRS
- a CDS encoding HAD family hydrolase, whose product is MFEAMIFDFDGLILDTETPEFEAYEAFYQRQGRILQLSEWQRGIGTWGAFDPWAAFNFSEAERDGFHAQVREDVLKRIGEATLREGVKELFEEAKAEGIRIAMATSSDWEWIDEWTGKHGIQQYFEVFATRYEVPQVKPAPDLYLLALSKLGLHADQAIAIEDSFNGSTAALGAGLRCVVVPNRVTSTQKFSADCKRLESLKGGLKDLRALFAK